CCCAGAGCGTGATGCGGCTGGACAAGGCCGCCCACGAGGGCGGCGCCGTCAGCATCACGGCCGCCGGCTGGGACCCCGGCACGGACTCCGTCATGCGCGCCCTGTTCGAGGCCATGGCGCCCACCGGAACCACCTTCACCAATTTTGGCCGCGGGCGCTCCATGGGCCATTCCGTGGCGGCCCGTGCCATTGCCGGCGTGGAGGATGCCGTGTCCATCACCATCCCGCTGGGAGGGGGACGCCATTCCCGCCTGGTCTATGTGGTGCTGAAAGCTGGGGAAAATCTGGCGGATGTGACGGCCCGCATCAAGGCCGACGACTATTTTGCCCACGATCCGCTGGAAGTTCGCCAGTGCAAGGACCGTCAGGAACTGGCCTTTGCGGCGGACCAGTCCCACGGCGTGCTCATGGAGCGCACCGGTGCCTCCGGCATGACGGACAATCAGATTCTCAAGTTTGACATGCGCATCAACAATCCTGCCCTGACGGCGCAGGTGCTGGTTTCCTGCGCACGTGCCGCCACGCGCATGGAGCCGGGCTGCCACACGCTCATCGAAGTGCCGCCCATCAAGCTGCTGCCCGGCGAGCGCATGGACATCATCAGCCGCATGGTCTAGCCGTACCCGTATCCGTCGTCTGACGTACAAGGCGTTCCCGCAGGGAGCGCCTTTTTTTTTGCCCCTGCGGACAGCCAAACGGAATGACCGCAGGGCTGCGCATTGCTCCAGATTCTCTTTGTGACGCCGGCAGGACGGCGA
This genomic window from uncultured Desulfovibrio sp. contains:
- a CDS encoding diaminopimelate dehydrogenase, with the translated sequence MKKFTLAVHSLGNIGSRVVEAALAAPDCQCLGVIRRADSLGTRTQALRGLPEYADLASLEAAQGRPDVIALCGPSRSIPQTAEALLRKGYNCVDSFDVHTDIPQSVMRLDKAAHEGGAVSITAAGWDPGTDSVMRALFEAMAPTGTTFTNFGRGRSMGHSVAARAIAGVEDAVSITIPLGGGRHSRLVYVVLKAGENLADVTARIKADDYFAHDPLEVRQCKDRQELAFAADQSHGVLMERTGASGMTDNQILKFDMRINNPALTAQVLVSCARAATRMEPGCHTLIEVPPIKLLPGERMDIISRMV